The nucleotide window AGAGCGACGTTGACAGCGAGGTGATTCTGAGACTCATCGAATTCTTAAAGGAGAAGGGCATGAGCTTTCCGCAAGCGGTCAAAGAGGCAATGCGCTGGCTTGAAGGGGATTACTCCGTAGCTTTTTCCGACGGTGAAAGGATTTACCTGTTCAGGGACCCGATTGGAATCAGACCCCTCTACTTCTCCCCCAACGGTTTCTTTGCCAGCGAGAAAAAGGTTCTATGGGCGATTGGGGAGGAAGCCATTCCCGTCGAACCTGGCGAGCTGGTAGTCCTCGGGAGGGGAGTGAGAAGGGCCCGGCTGTTCTCGCTTGCCAGACTCGGTGGGGGGTACCTCAAGGAGAAAAGCCTTCTCAGGGGCCTTGAAAACGTCCTTGGTTATTCCGTTTCCCTCAGGGTGGGAAGAAGGACAGGCGTGCTTTTTTCCGGCGGATTGGACAGCACGCTGGTGGCCTTTCTTGCCTCAAAGCACTCCGATGTTGTTCTCTACACTGCCGGAACCGAGGACAGCCCGGACATAGAATGGGCAAGAAAGGTGTCAGAACACTTCGGCTGGGAACTGAGGGAGAGGATTTTCACACTCGATGACGTGGAAAAAGCCCTCAAGAAGGTAATTTTTGCAATCGAAGAGCCAAACCCCCTGAACCTGGCCATTGGAATCCCACTCCACTTCGCCACCGAACTGGCCGGAAAAGACGGCGTTAAAGTTCTTTTAAGCGGGCAGGGGGCAGATGAGCTCTTTGGTGGCTACGCCAAGTATCTCGAAAGGCCTGAACTGATGTGGGAGGACATTCTGAGTATCTCGGAGCGGAACCTTGCCAGGGACGATAAAATAGCCATGCTCAACGGTGTTGAGGGACGTTTCCCGTTCCTATCACTCCCGGTTGTTGCCCTTGCCCTCAGAACACCCCCCGAACTCAAGATTTCCGGCAACGAGCGGAAAGTAGTTTTGAGGAAGCTTGCGCTCCAACTCGGAATCCCGGAGTGGATAGCGGGAAGGGAAAAGAAAGCAACCCAGTACGGAAGCAGGGCTCAGAGACTCCTTGAAAAGCTCGCCAAGAGGGAGGGGCTCTCGCTGGGGGGCTTCACGGAGAAGCTTTTCTACGAGGTCTTTCGGAACGCTTTTTAACTTAATCTCCAACTTGGGGTCATGAGAATCCTCATGGTCGGCCACTATCCACCCCACGGCGGGGGAGTCGCGAGACACCTCGACAACCTAGTGAGGGAGCTGAGGAAAAACCACGAGGTCCACGTCCTAACATACGGGCCCGTGAAGGTCAGGGAATTTGAGAAAGACCTCGTCCATCAGGTTAAAGTCCCCCCAATTTACGGCCTCAGGGGAACGAGCTTCACGTTTCTCGGTGCGAAAAAGATAGCCAAGCTCCACCGGAAGTTCAAATTCGACGTAATCCACACCCACTTCGTCGGGACGACGAGCTATGCTGGTGTCCTCGCGAAAAGACGGCTGAACTTCCCTCTCGTGGTTACCGCCCATGGAAGCGATTTGGAGCATACCGCAAAGCTGACCATCGGCAGGTTCTACGTGAGGGAGAGCCTGAAAGAGGCCGACAGGGTGGTGGCGGTAAGCCATCATCTGTCAAAGCTCGCCCTGTCTCTGGGTGCCCGTGAGGTCAGGGTCGTTCCCAACGGGGTTGAAAAGCTGGAAGAGGTGGAATCCAAGAAGAGGTTTATCACGTTCATCGGAGCGTTGCGGGAATACAAGTCTCCAGAAACCTTCATCGAGCTTGCAAGTTACTTTCCCAACGAGGAGTTTCTTGTCGTTGGGAAGGGCCCCCTAAGGGAAAAACTTGAAAAGAACGCCCCTCAAAACGTCCGCTTCCTTGGTTACAGGGAAGACGTTGGGAGAATCCTTTCCCAGAGCAAACTCCTCGTTCTCCCGTCCAGAAGGGAAGGGTTTGGCCTCGTAATCTTAGAGGCCAACTCCCTAGGGGTTCCGGTTGTTGGAAGAAGAACTGGCGGGATTCCCGAACTGATACGAGAGGGGAAGAACGGGCTTACCTTTGGAACATTCGATGAGCTCCTCAACGGGGTTAGAAAACTCCTTGAGCCAAAAACCAACAGAAAGGCCGGAAGAATCGGAAGGAACGTGGCAAAGCGCTACTCCTGGAAAGATGTTGCCCGTGAGGTTGAAGACCTTTACAAGTCTCTACTGGAATAGCTTTTTAACCGACCTTGCAAGGTTTTTGCGGGTGAGAGCATGACGGTAGTAATAAACATGCGAGAAGGTCTGGACGAGCGAAAGATTAAAGTTGCCGGAAGGTTCATCCTAGAGGGAAAGCTCGTCGCGTTTCCGACTGAGACGGTTTACGGCCTTGGGGCCGATGCACTCAACGAAAAAGCTGTGAGAAGGATTTTCGAGGCCAAGGGTAGGCCGGCGGATAACCCTCTCATAGTCCACATAGCCGATTTCAACGACCTGAAAAAGCTCGCGAGGGAAATCCCGAGGGAGGCAAAGCTTTTGGCCGATAGGTTCTGGCCAGGACCTCTGACACTCGTTCTGCCCAAGAAGGAGGAAGTCCCGCTCGTTACCACGGGTGGACTCGACACGGTGGCGGTTAGAATGCCGGCCCACGAGATAGCTCTGGCTTTGATACGGGCGAGCAAACCGGTCGCGGCGCCTTCTGCCAACATAAGCGGGAAACCGAGCCCCACCTTAGCGGAACACGTTATAGACGATTTCTATGGCAGGATAGAGGCGATAGTGGACGGGGGAGAAACGAGGATTGGAGTTGAATCAACGGTCATAGACCTGAGTTCAGAGAGACCGACGCTTTTAAGGCCCGGGGGATTACCAGTTGAGGAGATTGAGAAGGTCATCGGCCCCGTTGAGATTCATCCTGCAGTCAAAGGAAAGGCCGTTGACCTAGCGAAGGCCCCGGGAATGAAGTACAAGCACTATTCCCCAAACGCTCAGGTTCTGGTAGTTGAAGGCCCAAAAGAGAGGGTCAGGGAAAAGATTAAGAAACTCGTCAAGGGGTACCGCTCGATGGGCTACCGCGTTGGCGTCATGGCCACCGAAGAGTTCGAGGCCGATGAGTTCTTCTACCTTGGAAAGACCGTTGAGGACGTTGCGAAAAACCTATTTAAGGCCTTACGGGAACTCGACAGGCAGGGAGTGGACGTTATAATAGCCGAGGGAGTGGAAGAAAGGGGCCTTGGCCTTGCAGTCATGAACAGGCTCCGAAAGGCTTCGGGTTACCAAATAATAAGGGTTTAAGCAACGCTTAAATATTGCTTCCGATTAAATCAACCCGATTCGAGTGGGTGAGGTGAGGACTTTGATTTCACCTGGTATCGATGCTTCACCTGAGGAGCTTGAAGAGCTCGGGTTCAAATACATAGATGATGGTAAAGTCAAAGATGGACTCAAGCTAATCCTCAGAGCGGCTAAAGGGTATGAAGAGAAGGGGGATAAAGAGAACGCCGCGAGACTTTATCGCTATTTAGGTTACTTCCTGGCTAAGAGGGCCGGCATAGAAAAGGCAAGGCCCTCGCTTCTCAAGAGCGCGTACCTCTACATTGACCTCATCGAAGAGGAGATTTCAAGACCTGAGGTCGATATAGACCGCCTCGATGAGTACTGCTTCAGTGTCCTTGAGATTTTTGCTACGCTTAACGATACGAGGCTCCTGAACAAGTACGCTCTTGAATTCGCGGGCATATATGAGGACCTTGGAAACTCCTACGAGGAAGTGAATGATGTTTCCCTCTCGATTAGGTCATATGAGTCGGCCTTCCGATACTATCGCCTCTCAGGTTCCAAAGAGGAAGCCAAAAGAATTGCTGAAAAGCTGATAACCCTCTATGGCCAGGTTGCGGAAAGCAAACTCAGTGAAGGCGATGCGGGAGGAGCTGCGGATGCCTTCTACGAGCTGGCAAGATACACGAGGGCAATATTCGGCTATGACGCACACTTCACCGAGATGATGGATACCGCGGCTAAGAACTACGAGAAAGCAAGTAAACTGGCTTACTCTGAAGGTGACCTAGACAGAACCACGGGTTACCTTGTAAAAGCCCAGTACTCTTATCTGCTAGCAGGAAACAGCGGAAGGGCGAAGTTGATAGGGATAAATACCATAAGGATGCTCAACCAGGTCGTCAGTTCCCACCGCGCCTCCGGGAACGATAAGATGGCATCGGAGAAGCTCTTGGAGATTGCAGAGGCGCTGATAGGAGTTGGGAAAGTGGAGGAGGCGATGATAACATACAAGAGTGCCCTAGAGCTCACGAGTGGGCTAAAACCAAAGGCAAAGGTTAGACTGGCTGTTGCCAAGGTCTACGCCGCTCAGAAAAAATCGGCGGAGGTTCTCGAGGAGGTTGACATTGCGGAGTTTCACCTGAAAAAAAACAACCTTGTGAAGGCATTTGAGGTCGCTGACAAGATACTGGAAAAGAGGGACGAGCTCGCAGAGATTAGGAGAAAGATACAGGAGGCAGAAGGCATCACTGAGTTCTGAGTTCAGCCCTTGGAATCGGGACGTGGTATGGAAGGCGCATTTCCTTGGCTATTACAATCAGCATCGGAGTGAGCTCGACCGAGAGGAAGTTGACGACCTCAACGAGCAGAACCGAATCCAGTTTCTTTTCATCTTCCCATGCCGTTAGAATAGCATCAATCTTGTCCTTCTGGGGAGGCATGTATAGGATTGCCCCCTTCACGGAAGCCCTCGCAATCTGTGGATTATACTCGACCTGGAAGTCAAAGAGAACCTCGATACCGTTCATCTTTCCTGTGGGAGTCCTTATTTCACCGAGGCGAAGCTCCTCTATCTTAGGAGATAACTTGACCTGTATTTCTCCCGGGGGGATGTTGGACGTCAGTTTTTCCATCTCTACCTTCGTTATGTTGTATCCCAGCACCGGCATTTTCTTCACCACCCGTGAGTTATCGGTTACGTATAAAACGCTATCGGTAGGTCTTTAAAACTTCCCACAAAATTCCCACCGATGCCGAGAGAAAAGGTCGTTCGAATCTGGGACGAGCGCGAGGTGATTTACACCCCTAAGAGGTGGCGCTACCTGTGGGAGAAGCGCGAAAAGGCCCTGAAAATCATGAAACGCTTGGCCCAGTTTGACCCGCTCCTCTACGGTAGCGTGGCTAGAGGAGACGTCCGAAGGGACAGCGATGTGGACATATTCATTCCGATTAAGGTTCCGAGCTACCTTATTGAGCTGGCCCTCGAAGGTCTCGTTAGGAGAAGGAAGATAGTTATGGCAACCCCTTGGCACCTCATCAAAGGCGTAATCGAGATTGATGAGGAAACCACCGTAACATTTCCCCTCATCGAACCAACGGATAGAGAGCTCGACTTCTACCGCTGGGGTGGGGCGATAGACCTTTGGGGCCTCAAAACAAAGGAGCGTGTGCCGGGAGTGAACAAGAAACTAATCCTTATAGTTCCAACGGAGAAGGGCCACATAGAGCGGGAAGTCATCGGTAGGGAGAGTGAGGTCGCGAAAACCCTTGGAGTGAGCATTGACATCGTTACCGAGCGCGTCCACGTTCTCACGAGGAGGGACGCGATTGGGAGGACCGGGGTTTACCTCAACGAAGAGGTCCCCGACTGGATGACCTTTGAGGAGGCCCTGAAAATCATAGCCGACCGAGACCCCAACGTGAGAAGGAAAGTTAGGGAGCGGGGAGGAGTCTAAGCACCAAACCTTAAAAATCCCTTCCCGTAGTTTCTCAGGTGGTAACTATGGTCGAGAAGGAGATGGAAAAGCTCGCTTATGAGTATCAGCTTCTGCAGGCTCAGGCTCAGTTGTTAGCCCAGAACCTCGAGTTGCTCACCCTAGGAAGGGACGAGTTCAAAGCCGTCAAGGAGACGCTGGAGGAACTTAAAAAAACGGAAGGCGAGGTTGAAATCCTCGTTCCGATTGGAGCTGGCTCGTTCCTTAAGGGCATGATAACCGACAAGGAGAACGCCATAGTGAGCGTCGGAGCAGGCTACGCTGTTGAGAAGAACCTTGAGAGTGCAATTGAATACCTTGAGGCACGGACAAAAGAGTACGATGAAGCTATAATGAAGACCCAAGAGGCCCTTAAAAAACTCGAAGCCCAGTTGGGTGAGTTGGCCAAGAAGGCCCAGGAGCTTCAGGCAAAGAAATCCTGATTCTCTATTATTCCTTTGGAAAAAGGTTTTATACGTTAGTCACCAAGGGGTTACACGATTAAGCTTAGAGGTGGCGGAGATGGTCAAGATAATGGCATCTAAGCTTAGGGATGTTGAACTCATAACCGACACTGGAATAAGACTGGGCTGGGTTTACGACCTCAGCTTTGACGAGGAAACCGGTGAAATCCTCGTGATAGTTGCTGAACCGGATGAGGACCTTGACACGAGTGAGTTCGTTACCGACAACGAGGGACTCCTCCTCATCCCCGTGAGTGCCGTAAAGAGCATAGGCGAGGTCATAATAATAGACACCAACAAGCTGGCAGTCCGCTCCAAGCTCAAGCGCCTTCCAAAGCCTGCCCCCGCTAGGCCGAGGGGGACCCTTGAGGGAGGCCTTAAGAAAAAGGACTAAAGACCCTCGAAGAGCCTGTCCGCCAGGAACCTTGGCAGTCCCGCCTCTATTATCTTCCTCGCGCTTTCTTCAACGTCGTATTCAACGCGATGGAACTCAACATTGTCAGGGGGTTCTTTCTCCGTGTCTATCACAGCATAACTTGCCCTCCAGTCGCTGTCCCTTGGCTGGCCAACACTTCCCGGGTTTATTATCCTCCTCCCTCCGATAATCTTGAGCATTGGAACGTGGGTATGGCCGACGAGGAGGTCGTCCTGCTTTACGTAGCTTAAAACTGCCCTGAACTCGCTCTCGGGAAGCCATGGAAAGAGGTATTCATCCAGGGGTGCCCTCGGTGAGCCGTGGATTAAGAGGTAGCTCCGGCCGGTGTCGTCGGTGAAGAGTTGCCTCACTGGAAGTCCCCTCAGGAACTCAAGGTTTTCAACACTCATAACCCGCTGGTGCCACTTCACCGCTTCCCTCGCGTAGGGATTGAAGCCCCAGTCCGCGCTGAAGGCTATCGCGTTGTCGTGGTTTCCGCGGACGCAGAGGAAGGTCCTTTTCCCCATTTGTCTCTTCACGAACTCCACAACCTCGTTTGGAGAAGCGCCGTAACCAACTAAGTCACCCATGCACAGGATTACATCAGCATTTCTGACTTCTCTCCAGACCTCCCGAAGGGCCTCCCAGTTGGAGTGGATGTCACTTATGAGAGCTATACGCATAGTATCACCGCCTCACGTGTTTCAGGACTATCAGAATATGTACATTGAAAAATTCTTTCCGAATAATTCAAAAGAAGGAGAAAATTCACTTCTGCTTGGCCTTCCAGTTGCTCCACTTGTAGAGCGCCGCGAGGGCCTTTATGGCCCTGTCTGGTTCAGGATAAGCAGGGATGCCCTCTTCGTTGAGCCTGTCGATGGCTTCTTTGGCCTCTATACCACCGACGATTGCAACGACGAGCGGCTTCTTCCTTCCGCTCTCGTTGTACTCGCGGATAACTATGTCAGCCAAATCCCTTGGGTCTAGTACAGCAGTCTGGCAGTAGAGGACGGCTATACTGTGTATCTCGGGATGCTCAAGCGCGGCCTTGATTGCACCCTCATAGCCCTCAGCACCGGCCATACCTGTCAGGTCAACGGGGTTCTTGTAGGAACCGAAGGGTGGCATGTAGTTAGCGAAAACCTTGAGCTGTTCAAGGTCATCGTAGAGGTGCAGGCCGGATTCTTCAGCAGCATCAGTGGCCATGACGCCTATTCCACCGCCGTTGGTGATTATGACGAGGTTTTCTCCAGCGGGCTCGGGAAGATTGCTGAGAGTTCTCGCGTAGTCAAAGGCTTCACCGATGGTGTAGGCCCTTATTATTCCCGCCTGCTTAAATGCCGCATCGTAAATCTTGTCGCTTCCGGCGAGAGAACCGGTGTGGGAAGCGGCCGCCTTCGCACCGCGCTCGCTCCTTCCGGCCTTGATGACTACTATCGGCTTGACCTTGCTGACCTCTTTAGCTGTTTCCATGAAGCGCCTTCCGTCTTTGACACCCTCCATGTAGATAAGGATTGCTTTGGTGTTCTCGTCCTCTTTGAAGAATTCAAGTAGGTCAGCATCATCTATGTCGCTCTTGTTTCCGACGCTAACCACAGCGGAGAGGCCGACCTTCTCAAGGATGGTCCAGCCCATGAGGGCTATTCCTAGGGCACCGCTCTGGCTGATGAGGGCGAGCGGTCCCGGTAGAACGTCAGTTGGTCCGAAAGTGGCATTGAGTTTGTCAGGGGTGTAAACAACACCAAATATGTTGGGCCCGAGAATTCTCATGCCGTATTTTCTGGCCGTTTCAACGAGCTGCTGCTCGACCTTCTTGCCCTCCGGACCGAGCTCGCCGAAGCCGGAACTGATAATCGGCAGGACCTTAACGCCTTTCTGACCGCATTCCTCGACAACCTGTGGGACGAACTTGGCCGGGACAACGATGACGGCCATATCAACCTCGTCCGGTACATCAAGGATGCTCTTGTAGGACTTGAAGACGCGGTTGCCAATCTTAATCTCCACTCCCTTGATGTTAACGGGGTAGATTTTGCCCTCATAGCCATACTCCACGAGGTTCTTCATAATAGCGTAGCCTATCTTGCCCGGCTTCTCGGAGGCGCCTATAACGGCGATGCTCTTCGGCCTGAAAAGGGCTTCGATGTTCGGGTCAACCATTTTTATCACCTCGGATGACATTTACATTTTTACATCTGTAAAAGACAGTTAAAACATTTCCCTTCTATTTTTGCCGATAGAAGCCTCGACAGACGTTAAAATATCCAAAGTCGGTAAACAATCTTCCAGAAACAGAGAAAAAACTTTCTTCAGGATTCCAAAGAACCCTTCGGTTTTCCGAAAAGTTTTTAGCAATTTATCCCATAATGGAAAGGGTGTGCGGATGAACAGAAAATATCACGACGTTGGTGTTATTGATAACCTTCTACTCAAGTGGCTCAGCGTCCTATTTGACATGGTTGTCCTTGGCCTTGCTACGATAACCATGGGATACGTGGTTTACCTAATGGTTAATCTAATTACGGAAACTATACACTCGTTTGATATTGAAAACGTTCTTCACCAGATAGTCCTCGTCATAATCTTCCTAGAGATATTCGAACTCCTGACGATGTACGTCAAGGAGCACCACGTCAGCATGAGAAACGTCGTCGAGCTCGGCGTTCTGGCAATGGTGCGAAAGATTATAATCACCCTTGACTACAATCAGCTCGGCTGGCAGACGCTGATTGGAATGGCAACACTAATCTTTGTCATGGGCTGGATTTACGTGCAGGAGAGGCAGAGGAGGACAAAGCACGAGGAGTTCCTCATCGAGAAGGGCATTTACCGCCGATGACGACCCTTCCCCTCCCTGAGACGTGATGACAACCCGGTAGGCCGAGGCAAACTCTAAAAAACTCTTTTCCCTACTTTTTTCGGTGGTTGAGATGGGCGTACAGATTGGGGAACTCGTCCCGAGAAGGGAGATTGAACTGGAGAACCTCTACGGAAAGAAGGTTGCAATTGACGCTTTCAATGCGATGTACCAGTTTTTATCGAACATAAGACAGCGCGACGGGACACCGCTAATGGATTCAAAGGGGAGGATAACATCTCACCTGAGTGGATTCTTCTACAGGACGATTAACCTGATGGAGGCAGGTATAAAGCCAGCTTACGTCTTCGACGGCGAGCCGCCGGCTTTCAAAAAGAGGGAGCTTGAGAAGAGGCGCGAGGCAAGGGAAGAGGCAGAGGAGAAGTGGCACGAGGCTCTCGAGAGGGGCGACATAGAGGAGGCCAAGAAGTACGCCATGAGGGCAACAAGGCTCAACCAGACCCTCATAGAGGACGCTAAGAAACTTCTCCAGCTCATGGGTGTTCCGGTTGTGCAGGCTCCGAGTGAAGGGGAGGCTCAGGCCGCCTACATGGCACAGAAAGGGGACGTCTATGCCTCAGCTAGTCAGGACTATGATTCCCTGCTCTTTGGAACGCCACGGCTCGTCAGGAACCTGACTATAACGGGGAGGAGAAAGCTTCCGGGGAAGAACGCATACGTCGAGGTCAAGCCCGAGTTAATAGTTCTCGATGAGGTCCTCAAAGAGCTCGGCGTAGACCGGGAGAAGTTAATCGAACTCGCCATTCTCGTCGGGACTGACTACAACCCGGGAGGAATTAAGGGCATTGGCCCA belongs to Thermococcus sp. and includes:
- a CDS encoding L-threonylcarbamoyladenylate synthase; translation: MTVVINMREGLDERKIKVAGRFILEGKLVAFPTETVYGLGADALNEKAVRRIFEAKGRPADNPLIVHIADFNDLKKLAREIPREAKLLADRFWPGPLTLVLPKKEEVPLVTTGGLDTVAVRMPAHEIALALIRASKPVAAPSANISGKPSPTLAEHVIDDFYGRIEAIVDGGETRIGVESTVIDLSSERPTLLRPGGLPVEEIEKVIGPVEIHPAVKGKAVDLAKAPGMKYKHYSPNAQVLVVEGPKERVREKIKKLVKGYRSMGYRVGVMATEEFEADEFFYLGKTVEDVAKNLFKALRELDRQGVDVIIAEGVEERGLGLAVMNRLRKASGYQIIRV
- a CDS encoding phosphate-starvation-inducible PsiE family protein; this encodes MNRKYHDVGVIDNLLLKWLSVLFDMVVLGLATITMGYVVYLMVNLITETIHSFDIENVLHQIVLVIIFLEIFELLTMYVKEHHVSMRNVVELGVLAMVRKIIITLDYNQLGWQTLIGMATLIFVMGWIYVQERQRRTKHEEFLIEKGIYRR
- a CDS encoding asparagine synthase-related protein; translated protein: MCLIAGGVNGKLREKLIRMALAGKHRGPDSFGVWTDEGTLKSSDFARLSEIPGGKIGILQCRLAMTGSKEFTQPFVNELALVHNGEIYNHGQIRIYLEGKGVSFESDVDSEVILRLIEFLKEKGMSFPQAVKEAMRWLEGDYSVAFSDGERIYLFRDPIGIRPLYFSPNGFFASEKKVLWAIGEEAIPVEPGELVVLGRGVRRARLFSLARLGGGYLKEKSLLRGLENVLGYSVSLRVGRRTGVLFSGGLDSTLVAFLASKHSDVVLYTAGTEDSPDIEWARKVSEHFGWELRERIFTLDDVEKALKKVIFAIEEPNPLNLAIGIPLHFATELAGKDGVKVLLSGQGADELFGGYAKYLERPELMWEDILSISERNLARDDKIAMLNGVEGRFPFLSLPVVALALRTPPELKISGNERKVVLRKLALQLGIPEWIAGREKKATQYGSRAQRLLEKLAKREGLSLGGFTEKLFYEVFRNAF
- the fen gene encoding flap endonuclease-1, which produces MGVQIGELVPRREIELENLYGKKVAIDAFNAMYQFLSNIRQRDGTPLMDSKGRITSHLSGFFYRTINLMEAGIKPAYVFDGEPPAFKKRELEKRREAREEAEEKWHEALERGDIEEAKKYAMRATRLNQTLIEDAKKLLQLMGVPVVQAPSEGEAQAAYMAQKGDVYASASQDYDSLLFGTPRLVRNLTITGRRKLPGKNAYVEVKPELIVLDEVLKELGVDREKLIELAILVGTDYNPGGIKGIGPKKALTIVKRSKDPLKKYQKESDVDLYAIKEFFLNPPVTDEYSLKWSEPDEEEILKFLCDEHDFSEERVKNGLERLKKAVKAGKQRTLESWFR
- the acs gene encoding acetate--CoA ligase alpha subunit codes for the protein MVDPNIEALFRPKSIAVIGASEKPGKIGYAIMKNLVEYGYEGKIYPVNIKGVEIKIGNRVFKSYKSILDVPDEVDMAVIVVPAKFVPQVVEECGQKGVKVLPIISSGFGELGPEGKKVEQQLVETARKYGMRILGPNIFGVVYTPDKLNATFGPTDVLPGPLALISQSGALGIALMGWTILEKVGLSAVVSVGNKSDIDDADLLEFFKEDENTKAILIYMEGVKDGRRFMETAKEVSKVKPIVVIKAGRSERGAKAAASHTGSLAGSDKIYDAAFKQAGIIRAYTIGEAFDYARTLSNLPEPAGENLVIITNGGGIGVMATDAAEESGLHLYDDLEQLKVFANYMPPFGSYKNPVDLTGMAGAEGYEGAIKAALEHPEIHSIAVLYCQTAVLDPRDLADIVIREYNESGRKKPLVVAIVGGIEAKEAIDRLNEEGIPAYPEPDRAIKALAALYKWSNWKAKQK
- a CDS encoding PRC-barrel domain-containing protein translates to MVKIMASKLRDVELITDTGIRLGWVYDLSFDEETGEILVIVAEPDEDLDTSEFVTDNEGLLLIPVSAVKSIGEVIIIDTNKLAVRSKLKRLPKPAPARPRGTLEGGLKKKD
- a CDS encoding glycosyltransferase family 4 protein, with the protein product MRILMVGHYPPHGGGVARHLDNLVRELRKNHEVHVLTYGPVKVREFEKDLVHQVKVPPIYGLRGTSFTFLGAKKIAKLHRKFKFDVIHTHFVGTTSYAGVLAKRRLNFPLVVTAHGSDLEHTAKLTIGRFYVRESLKEADRVVAVSHHLSKLALSLGAREVRVVPNGVEKLEEVESKKRFITFIGALREYKSPETFIELASYFPNEEFLVVGKGPLREKLEKNAPQNVRFLGYREDVGRILSQSKLLVLPSRREGFGLVILEANSLGVPVVGRRTGGIPELIREGKNGLTFGTFDELLNGVRKLLEPKTNRKAGRIGRNVAKRYSWKDVAREVEDLYKSLLE
- a CDS encoding nucleotidyltransferase domain-containing protein; amino-acid sequence: MPREKVVRIWDEREVIYTPKRWRYLWEKREKALKIMKRLAQFDPLLYGSVARGDVRRDSDVDIFIPIKVPSYLIELALEGLVRRRKIVMATPWHLIKGVIEIDEETTVTFPLIEPTDRELDFYRWGGAIDLWGLKTKERVPGVNKKLILIVPTEKGHIEREVIGRESEVAKTLGVSIDIVTERVHVLTRRDAIGRTGVYLNEEVPDWMTFEEALKIIADRDPNVRRKVRERGGV
- a CDS encoding metallophosphoesterase family protein, with product MRIALISDIHSNWEALREVWREVRNADVILCMGDLVGYGASPNEVVEFVKRQMGKRTFLCVRGNHDNAIAFSADWGFNPYAREAVKWHQRVMSVENLEFLRGLPVRQLFTDDTGRSYLLIHGSPRAPLDEYLFPWLPESEFRAVLSYVKQDDLLVGHTHVPMLKIIGGRRIINPGSVGQPRDSDWRASYAVIDTEKEPPDNVEFHRVEYDVEESARKIIEAGLPRFLADRLFEGL
- the pfdA gene encoding prefoldin subunit alpha gives rise to the protein MVEKEMEKLAYEYQLLQAQAQLLAQNLELLTLGRDEFKAVKETLEELKKTEGEVEILVPIGAGSFLKGMITDKENAIVSVGAGYAVEKNLESAIEYLEARTKEYDEAIMKTQEALKKLEAQLGELAKKAQELQAKKS